The Brevibacillus brevis genome contains a region encoding:
- the ilvN gene encoding acetolactate synthase small subunit has translation MQQHTISVLVNDQPGVLTRVATLFGQRGFNIDSITVGGTEEQGLSRMIISTGGDDRQINQLMKQLHKLIDVISVTNLSENPFVSRELALIKVTASPSQLAELNGIVEPFRAAIVDVGPSSLIVQVTGDTEKIDALLVLLQSYGVIELTRTGSVAMARSIVPATAAATV, from the coding sequence ACGACCAGCCAGGCGTTTTGACCAGAGTGGCCACACTGTTCGGCCAACGCGGCTTCAACATCGACAGCATTACGGTGGGAGGCACGGAAGAACAGGGCCTGTCCCGGATGATCATTTCAACCGGGGGAGATGACCGCCAAATCAATCAGCTCATGAAGCAATTGCACAAGCTGATCGATGTCATCTCCGTCACGAATCTCAGCGAGAACCCTTTTGTTTCACGGGAACTGGCACTGATTAAAGTGACGGCATCGCCCAGCCAGCTGGCAGAGTTAAATGGAATTGTCGAGCCGTTCCGTGCCGCGATCGTCGATGTGGGCCCTAGCTCACTGATCGTGCAGGTAACGGGTGACACCGAAAAGATTGATGCGCTGCTCGTTCTATTACAAAGCTACGGCGTTATTGAACTGACAAGAACAGGTTCAGTAGCGATGGCGCGCAGTATTGTTCCAGCAACAGCCGCTGCAACGGTTTAA